A window from Citrus sinensis cultivar Valencia sweet orange chromosome 3, DVS_A1.0, whole genome shotgun sequence encodes these proteins:
- the LOC102629387 gene encoding uncharacterized protein LOC102629387, which yields MSMYKLSALLRAVSQTITTTTTTTMAAAGSLFRLLLVASLVFSHLVIFLNAVPVTRIGSIMNGVQVPQLLENGNIEVNDVTKLMKKSSNVNERMALELNDYPGSGANNRHTPRPQFGRDCVAC from the exons ATGTCAATGTATAAATTGAGTGCCCTATTGCGTGCTGTATCACAAACAATAACAactacaacaacaacaacaatggcAGCAGCAGGCTCTCTATTTCGGCTACTACTTGTGGCATCACTTGTGTTTTCTCACCTTGTTATCTTCTTGAATGCTGTCCCAGTTACGA GAATCGGAAGCATAATGAATGGAGTTCAAGTTCCTCAACTTTTGGAGAACGGGAACATCGAAGTTAATGATGTTACAAAGCTGATGAAGAAGAGTTCAAACGTGAATGAGAGGATGGCTTTGGAGCTAAACGATTATCCGGGATCCGGGGCCAACAACCGCCACACTCCGAGGCCTCAATTTGGGCGAGACTGTGTTGCTTGTTAG